The Salinibacterium sp. M195 genome includes a window with the following:
- a CDS encoding dihydroxyacetone kinase family protein, which translates to MRKIINEPDAFVDEVMEGIFAAHASQIRPATTDNRTLVRVDSPKTGRVGIVTGGGSGHLPFFLGYVGQGLCSAVAIGNVFSSPSSAQIYAASQAVSSDAGLLYLYGNYGGDVYNFDIAAEMCRTNGIQVNTVLGTDDLLSAPPERAADRRGVAGLFLVYKVAGAAADQLLNLDEVTRIANAGVQNTRTMGVGLSPTILPAAGEATFHLADGEMEIGVGIHGEQGTHRGPLESADQITDRFLEGIAGELKLTDGARVAVLVNGLGATPLEELYVMYRRVNTVLAARGVTIAHRFVGEYVTSLEMAGASLSIMILDDELEALIAAPAASPFFQQGTTETISAANAPALVDASVSAFAPAPVTTGKRSAARQLLIERLPAMSAYGEELRELDAALGDGDLGITVTEGSAAVAAALSELPEDSDAATLLRAAASAFAAANPSTFAALVGSGLFAAADAMPARSELGLDELVVALQAVFDRVSEKGGARLGDKTFLDVLHPVIEALAGTRGSTEGATVTAAARLAVDASAQLQSARGRAAWQQERTIGHRDPGAVAVLRFVEVLSGE; encoded by the coding sequence ATGCGCAAGATTATTAACGAGCCAGACGCCTTCGTTGACGAAGTCATGGAGGGCATTTTTGCTGCCCACGCCAGCCAAATTCGGCCAGCTACGACAGACAATCGCACCCTCGTTCGCGTAGATTCACCGAAAACTGGGCGGGTGGGCATCGTCACCGGTGGCGGCTCTGGTCACTTGCCCTTTTTTCTCGGGTACGTCGGTCAAGGACTCTGCTCAGCCGTGGCAATCGGCAACGTGTTCTCCTCTCCTTCGTCGGCCCAAATCTATGCCGCATCGCAGGCGGTTAGTTCTGACGCCGGGCTGCTCTACCTCTACGGCAACTATGGGGGAGACGTCTACAATTTCGACATTGCCGCCGAGATGTGCCGCACCAATGGCATCCAGGTCAACACGGTCCTCGGAACGGACGACCTCCTCTCTGCACCGCCGGAAAGAGCCGCCGATCGCCGCGGCGTTGCTGGGCTCTTCTTGGTCTACAAAGTGGCCGGCGCTGCTGCCGACCAGCTGCTGAATCTTGATGAAGTTACGCGCATTGCTAACGCTGGTGTGCAGAACACCCGCACGATGGGGGTTGGCCTGTCGCCAACGATTCTGCCGGCAGCGGGAGAAGCAACATTCCACCTCGCTGATGGCGAAATGGAAATCGGGGTCGGTATCCATGGAGAACAGGGTACGCATCGCGGTCCGCTGGAGTCTGCCGATCAGATCACCGATCGCTTTCTCGAAGGGATTGCTGGCGAACTGAAGTTGACGGACGGTGCACGTGTTGCTGTGCTCGTTAATGGCTTGGGCGCGACACCGCTAGAAGAGCTCTACGTCATGTATCGCCGGGTGAACACCGTGCTCGCAGCGCGCGGGGTGACTATCGCGCATCGTTTCGTTGGCGAATATGTCACGAGCCTTGAAATGGCCGGAGCGTCGCTCTCGATCATGATCCTTGACGATGAACTTGAGGCGCTCATTGCTGCTCCGGCAGCGTCGCCGTTCTTCCAACAGGGAACCACCGAAACGATCTCGGCGGCGAATGCTCCGGCCCTGGTCGATGCCTCAGTATCCGCCTTCGCCCCTGCCCCGGTCACGACCGGCAAGCGAAGTGCCGCACGGCAGCTGCTGATTGAGCGCCTTCCTGCGATGTCCGCCTATGGGGAAGAGCTTCGGGAACTCGATGCAGCGCTCGGCGACGGAGACCTCGGAATCACGGTGACCGAGGGAAGCGCAGCCGTTGCTGCTGCTCTCAGCGAGCTGCCCGAAGATTCTGACGCGGCGACACTGCTCCGTGCTGCTGCTAGTGCATTCGCGGCAGCGAACCCCTCGACGTTTGCCGCTTTGGTTGGCTCAGGACTATTTGCTGCGGCCGATGCCATGCCGGCTCGAAGTGAACTCGGCCTCGATGAACTCGTGGTCGCGCTTCAGGCAGTCTTCGATCGTGTGAGCGAAAAGGGTGGAGCGCGTCTCGGAGACAAGACCTTCCTCGATGTTTTGCACCCTGTCATTGAGGCGCTTGCCGGGACGAGAGGATCAACCGAGGGAGCGACCGTGACGGCCGCAGCTCGGCTCGCGGTCGATGCTTCCGCTCAGCTTCAGTCAGCACGGGGACGAGCAGCGTGGCAACAGGAACGAACCATTGGTCACCGCGATCCTGGTGCGGTTGCTGTGCTGCGGTTTGTGGAAGTGCTTTCGGGCGAATAA
- a CDS encoding pyridoxamine 5'-phosphate oxidase family protein, producing the protein MGETMPAHDHATADQLDTIRSIMKSTRIAMLTTVEAGGALHSHPMTVQEASFDGDCWFLASENADAVQQLQAHPHVNVSYSGSAQWLSLAGTAEIVRDQAKKTELWNTFTDVWFDGGETDPSVVLIHVKADSAQYWESPGKVAILVGALAAKVSGGEPQTGSSESVTV; encoded by the coding sequence ATGGGAGAGACCATGCCAGCTCACGATCACGCAACAGCAGACCAGCTCGACACTATCCGTTCCATCATGAAGAGCACGCGCATTGCGATGCTGACCACGGTCGAAGCGGGCGGTGCTCTCCATAGTCACCCCATGACGGTTCAGGAAGCGAGCTTCGACGGAGACTGCTGGTTCCTTGCCTCAGAGAACGCGGATGCCGTTCAGCAGCTTCAGGCTCACCCTCACGTGAACGTCTCCTATTCCGGCTCCGCGCAGTGGCTGTCGCTCGCAGGCACGGCCGAGATCGTGCGCGATCAGGCGAAGAAGACGGAACTCTGGAACACGTTTACCGACGTGTGGTTCGACGGTGGCGAGACGGATCCCTCGGTCGTGCTCATTCACGTGAAGGCTGATTCGGCGCAGTACTGGGAGAGCCCCGGCAAGGTCGCGATCCTGGTCGGTGCACTTGCCGCGAAAGTCTCCGGGGGTGAGCCTCAGACTGGTTCCTCTGAGTCAGTCACGGTCTAG
- a CDS encoding GNAT family N-acetyltransferase, with protein sequence MGDLRLEELSASTIVAANNLTLRRGQEQFVTPPSYAIADAFIDPLTSWPRVVLDGDKVVGFIRGNFDPEASQEEFRSCIWRVSVSGDAQGAGVGRFAVKALCEEARSRGFDRITAIWEEGDDGPEQFFLKVGFSVVGETQYGEKLGEYTL encoded by the coding sequence ATGGGTGACTTACGACTTGAAGAATTATCGGCAAGCACCATCGTTGCCGCCAACAACCTCACGCTACGACGCGGTCAAGAGCAGTTCGTGACGCCGCCCTCCTATGCGATCGCTGATGCTTTCATCGATCCGCTCACGTCGTGGCCCCGCGTGGTTCTCGACGGAGACAAGGTTGTTGGTTTCATCCGCGGCAACTTTGACCCCGAAGCTTCGCAAGAAGAATTCCGCAGCTGCATCTGGCGCGTGAGCGTGTCCGGTGATGCTCAGGGTGCTGGCGTCGGTCGTTTCGCCGTTAAAGCGCTCTGCGAAGAGGCCCGCAGTCGCGGATTCGATCGAATCACCGCAATTTGGGAAGAGGGCGACGACGGCCCAGAACAATTCTTCCTCAAGGTCGGCTTCAGCGTTGTCGGCGAAACCCAGTATGGCGAAAAGCTCGGCGAGTACACGCTGTAG
- a CDS encoding MGMT family protein, whose amino-acid sequence MVNTPNDDFVSRVLAVVDDIPEGQVMTYGDVAATLGSRAARAVGTVMARYGSDVTWWRVIRAGGHPPVCHEDQALAYYETESTPLRWMPDGSYRVDLKLARFCPSA is encoded by the coding sequence GTGGTGAACACCCCTAACGACGATTTTGTGAGTCGCGTGCTTGCCGTAGTTGACGATATTCCGGAAGGTCAGGTCATGACCTACGGCGATGTCGCGGCGACGCTCGGTTCTCGGGCAGCTCGCGCCGTCGGCACCGTGATGGCCCGTTACGGCTCAGACGTCACGTGGTGGCGCGTGATTCGTGCGGGCGGGCATCCACCGGTCTGTCACGAAGATCAGGCACTCGCTTATTACGAGACCGAATCAACGCCACTGAGATGGATGCCCGACGGCAGCTATCGGGTCGATCTGAAGCTTGCGCGCTTTTGCCCCTCTGCGTAG
- a CDS encoding serine/threonine-protein kinase, whose amino-acid sequence MTTANRSRSSSRSDDELINTVIGGRYRITGLIGRGGMASVYRARDESLPREVALKLMLPGMANPDEIRRQRNEVETLAALNHHALVTLFDAASETAEATDRVFIVMEFVDGPNLREAMTAPLSPSLVAHLGADIAEALHYMHGRGVVHRDVKPANILLATSELPDRQFHAKLADFGIARLVDGTKMTSTGTIIGSASYLSPEQARGSEALGASDVYSLGLVLLEALTGQAAFPGSAVETIGARLNTSPRVPDGLSEEWRKLLVTMTTLDAEQRPLPMDIAVSLRTLAYSSEGMDAIEGEPTRALVQSESGVNEATVLEPTKAYARVETQATEAWAVPEESPAVASSTAASSAAPKRNVRLSRDGVKRLGIVAATVLVLAVGAAAWSTAQNQLATPSDPASPSYPAVPGQLGTHLEQLQESVEP is encoded by the coding sequence GTGACAACAGCCAATCGCTCACGGTCATCCTCTCGCTCGGATGATGAGCTCATTAACACGGTAATTGGCGGCCGGTATCGCATCACCGGTCTGATCGGCCGTGGCGGCATGGCTTCCGTCTACCGGGCCCGCGATGAGTCGCTTCCGAGGGAAGTCGCGCTCAAACTGATGCTGCCTGGCATGGCAAACCCTGATGAGATCCGCAGACAACGTAACGAGGTAGAGACTCTCGCCGCGCTCAACCATCACGCGTTAGTCACTCTCTTTGATGCGGCATCCGAGACGGCTGAAGCCACAGATCGTGTCTTTATCGTCATGGAGTTCGTGGACGGCCCCAATCTGCGTGAGGCGATGACGGCTCCTTTGTCGCCGTCATTGGTCGCGCACCTTGGTGCCGATATTGCAGAAGCACTTCATTACATGCATGGTCGTGGCGTCGTGCATCGCGACGTCAAGCCAGCCAATATCCTGCTAGCGACTTCGGAACTTCCCGACCGCCAATTTCACGCGAAGCTTGCAGACTTTGGGATTGCACGTCTTGTCGATGGCACGAAGATGACCTCGACGGGAACCATCATCGGTAGCGCAAGCTATCTCAGCCCCGAGCAAGCCCGCGGCAGTGAAGCGTTGGGGGCCTCCGATGTCTATTCGCTCGGACTCGTCTTGCTCGAAGCGCTGACAGGTCAGGCTGCGTTTCCCGGCAGCGCGGTCGAGACGATCGGTGCGCGGCTCAACACCTCCCCCCGCGTGCCGGACGGCCTTAGCGAAGAGTGGCGAAAACTGCTGGTCACCATGACGACACTCGATGCCGAGCAGCGACCGCTTCCGATGGACATCGCTGTCTCATTGAGGACGCTTGCGTACTCATCTGAGGGCATGGATGCGATCGAAGGTGAGCCCACCCGTGCGCTCGTTCAGTCTGAGAGCGGGGTGAATGAGGCAACAGTTCTCGAACCCACGAAGGCGTATGCCCGAGTGGAGACGCAAGCAACAGAAGCGTGGGCAGTGCCGGAGGAATCGCCCGCAGTGGCATCATCGACAGCGGCATCCTCCGCAGCGCCGAAAAGAAACGTCAGGCTAAGTCGTGACGGCGTCAAGCGCCTCGGTATCGTGGCGGCGACCGTTCTCGTGCTGGCCGTCGGTGCAGCCGCGTGGTCAACTGCTCAGAATCAACTGGCAACCCCATCAGATCCAGCGTCGCCCAGCTACCCCGCAGTTCCTGGACAACTGGGAACTCACCTCGAGCAACTCCAAGAAAGCGTGGAGCCATGA
- a CDS encoding NADP-dependent isocitrate dehydrogenase, translating into MSKIKVEGTVVELDGDEMTRIIWHRIKETLIHPYIDVDLEYYDLGIESRDATDDQITIDAAHAIQKHGVGVKCATITPDEARVEEFGLKKMWRSPNGTIRNILGGVIFREPIIISNIPRLVPGWNKPIIIGRHAFGDQYRATDFRFKGKGKLTVEFAPEDGSEPMKFEVYDAPGDGIAQVQYNLDDSIVDFARASLNYGLTRNYPVYLSTKNTILKAYDGRFKDIFEEVFQNEFKDKFEAAGLTYEHRLIDDMVASAMKWEGGYVWACKNYDGDVQSDTVAQGFGSLGLMTSVLATPDGKVVEAEAAHGTVTRHYRQHQQGKPTSTNPIASIYAWTRGLAHRGVLDNNQELIEFASTLEDVVIKSVEDGHMTKDLALLVGPDQKWETTEEFLDTLDKNLAARLA; encoded by the coding sequence TTGTCCAAGATCAAGGTAGAAGGCACCGTCGTCGAACTCGACGGCGACGAAATGACGCGAATCATCTGGCACCGGATCAAGGAAACCCTGATTCACCCCTACATCGACGTCGACCTCGAGTACTACGACCTCGGCATTGAAAGCCGCGACGCGACCGACGACCAGATCACCATCGATGCGGCTCACGCCATCCAAAAGCACGGTGTTGGCGTCAAGTGCGCAACCATTACCCCCGACGAAGCCCGTGTTGAAGAATTCGGTCTCAAGAAGATGTGGCGCAGCCCGAACGGCACCATCCGCAACATCCTTGGTGGCGTAATCTTCCGCGAGCCCATCATCATCTCGAACATCCCCCGTCTCGTTCCAGGCTGGAACAAGCCGATCATCATCGGCCGTCACGCCTTCGGCGACCAGTACCGTGCTACCGACTTCCGGTTCAAGGGCAAGGGAAAGCTGACCGTCGAGTTCGCTCCCGAAGATGGCTCAGAGCCCATGAAGTTTGAGGTCTACGACGCACCAGGCGACGGAATCGCTCAGGTTCAGTACAACCTCGACGACTCGATCGTCGACTTCGCGCGTGCCAGCCTCAACTATGGCCTCACGCGTAACTACCCCGTGTACCTCTCAACGAAGAACACGATCCTCAAGGCCTACGACGGTCGCTTCAAGGACATCTTCGAAGAGGTCTTCCAGAACGAGTTCAAGGACAAGTTCGAAGCAGCCGGCCTCACCTACGAGCACCGCCTCATCGACGACATGGTCGCATCCGCCATGAAGTGGGAAGGTGGCTACGTCTGGGCTTGCAAGAACTACGACGGCGACGTACAGTCCGACACCGTAGCCCAGGGCTTCGGCTCGCTCGGCCTCATGACCTCCGTTCTGGCAACGCCAGACGGAAAGGTTGTTGAAGCAGAGGCAGCTCACGGAACCGTGACGCGTCACTACCGCCAGCACCAGCAGGGCAAGCCAACCTCCACGAACCCGATCGCCTCGATCTACGCGTGGACCCGAGGACTCGCTCACCGTGGTGTGCTCGACAACAACCAGGAGCTCATCGAGTTCGCTTCGACCCTGGAGGATGTCGTCATCAAGTCGGTTGAAGATGGTCACATGACGAAGGACCTCGCACTGCTCGTCGGGCCGGACCAGAAGTGGGAAACCACCGAAGAGTTCCTCGACACGCTCGACAAGAACCTCGCCGCACGTCTCGCATAA
- a CDS encoding tripartite tricarboxylate transporter permease: MNPVTVGLEQLADPFVLLCILIGALVGMLVGAFPGVTATMAVALASSFTLTMDPVPGLAVLLTIYVAANFGDRVPAILVNTPGTPASIATTFDGYPMAKKGLAGVALTTSAFASAIGTFAGLLLLVFAAIPLSKIALQFGPAEMFALVVFGLTMMVGVSGGKIGKGLIAGAIGLALAVIGRDPITGTERFTFGILELSDGIPFIAAIIGLFGVADVLDQMLSHRAEKYTPITQFGRWWPNRAELRQMVRPLFVGSGVGAVVGAVPAAGGDIAGIMSWAAAKKASKHPEEFGKGSIEGLTATDTASNATLGPSVTTTLALGIPGDSVMAVLIGSLIIWGIQPGPALFTNRPDLVYTIAGIMVVATVLTLVLSLVRLRGVTKLLELKPAFLWTVIIVFCMVGTFAVNNSVFDVGVMLLFGLVGLVLRRTGFPAGPVVLGLILGKLAEGNLRRALEIGGIENILTSPIAVTTLIISAAAITLPALFARVKRRKLAQLVTAQQATTSLPTDPLRK; this comes from the coding sequence ATGAACCCCGTGACAGTTGGTCTCGAACAGCTCGCCGACCCCTTTGTTCTGCTGTGTATTTTGATCGGTGCTCTTGTAGGCATGCTCGTCGGGGCCTTTCCCGGCGTTACGGCCACAATGGCCGTCGCTCTTGCCAGCAGTTTTACTTTGACCATGGACCCGGTCCCGGGGCTGGCGGTGCTCTTAACGATCTACGTCGCTGCCAACTTTGGCGATCGCGTTCCGGCGATCCTGGTGAATACTCCCGGAACTCCGGCGTCAATCGCGACGACTTTCGACGGCTATCCGATGGCGAAGAAGGGCTTGGCCGGAGTAGCACTCACGACATCCGCGTTCGCCTCAGCGATTGGCACGTTTGCCGGTCTGTTGTTGCTCGTCTTCGCTGCGATCCCCCTCTCAAAGATTGCGCTTCAGTTTGGCCCGGCAGAAATGTTTGCCCTCGTTGTCTTCGGCCTCACCATGATGGTTGGCGTCTCTGGCGGCAAGATTGGCAAGGGGCTTATTGCTGGAGCCATCGGATTGGCACTGGCCGTTATTGGCCGCGACCCCATTACGGGCACGGAACGCTTCACCTTCGGGATCTTGGAGCTCAGCGATGGCATCCCCTTCATCGCCGCAATTATTGGCCTGTTCGGTGTTGCCGACGTGCTCGACCAGATGTTGAGTCATCGGGCGGAGAAATATACTCCGATCACCCAATTCGGGCGTTGGTGGCCCAACCGCGCAGAGCTGCGCCAGATGGTCAGGCCACTCTTCGTAGGATCTGGAGTTGGTGCTGTCGTAGGCGCTGTTCCTGCAGCAGGCGGCGATATTGCCGGGATCATGTCGTGGGCAGCAGCGAAGAAGGCATCGAAACACCCCGAAGAGTTTGGAAAAGGCTCGATCGAAGGTCTGACCGCTACAGACACTGCCTCGAACGCGACACTCGGTCCATCCGTCACCACAACGCTGGCTCTCGGTATTCCGGGAGACTCAGTGATGGCCGTGCTGATTGGATCGCTGATCATCTGGGGTATTCAGCCAGGGCCGGCGCTCTTTACCAATCGCCCAGATCTTGTTTACACGATCGCGGGAATCATGGTGGTTGCGACGGTTCTCACGTTGGTACTCAGCCTCGTGCGGCTGCGTGGCGTGACCAAACTTCTCGAACTCAAGCCAGCCTTCCTGTGGACCGTCATCATCGTGTTCTGCATGGTGGGAACCTTCGCCGTCAACAACAGCGTCTTCGATGTGGGAGTCATGCTGCTGTTCGGTCTCGTCGGGTTGGTTCTGAGGCGCACGGGATTCCCCGCGGGACCCGTAGTGCTCGGGCTGATCTTGGGCAAACTCGCCGAGGGCAACCTTCGGAGAGCGCTAGAAATTGGCGGGATTGAGAACATTTTGACCAGCCCGATCGCCGTGACGACACTGATCATCAGTGCCGCAGCGATCACCCTCCCTGCACTGTTCGCGCGCGTCAAGCGCAGAAAGCTCGCCCAACTCGTTACAGCGCAGCAAGCTACGACATCGTTACCAACCGACCCTCTCCGAAAGTGA
- a CDS encoding dihydrodipicolinate synthase family protein, whose translation MTIPLTPLVITATPTLFNADETLNLEGIRSHVEWLRGHGVDALFPAGTSGEFPSLTDDERIEILSICLDIFPADSVYFHVGAATARQAENLVRRAVALGATRMAAITPFFQPAPEDQVVDYYRRLVNAADGAEIFAYLFEARTSSHSLPSVLSRLVEVGVAGVKLSGEPDERVEQFIAAAPEGFTVFSGNDVSFGWLIQSGGHGIISGVSSAYPEPFVKLRDALIANDADAIAHWQAKVEQAVTAVRAGSLTHLKAGIAARDFAASPVRSAIAPVSDTDLLTIQSLATEYNEN comes from the coding sequence ATGACTATTCCCCTGACCCCCCTCGTCATCACCGCCACGCCGACCCTCTTCAACGCCGACGAAACTCTGAACCTTGAGGGCATCCGTTCGCATGTGGAATGGCTCCGTGGCCACGGCGTCGACGCACTGTTCCCCGCCGGGACTTCGGGAGAGTTCCCGTCTCTCACCGATGATGAACGCATCGAAATTCTCTCGATCTGCCTCGACATTTTTCCGGCAGATAGCGTCTACTTTCACGTCGGCGCCGCGACCGCACGACAGGCCGAGAACCTCGTGCGCCGTGCGGTCGCCCTGGGAGCGACTCGCATGGCAGCGATCACCCCGTTCTTCCAGCCGGCACCCGAAGACCAGGTCGTCGACTACTACCGCCGTCTCGTGAACGCTGCCGATGGTGCCGAAATCTTCGCGTATCTCTTCGAAGCCCGTACCTCCAGTCACTCGCTGCCGAGCGTGCTTTCGCGACTCGTCGAGGTTGGAGTTGCCGGAGTGAAGCTGAGCGGCGAACCCGACGAACGCGTCGAGCAGTTCATCGCTGCAGCGCCGGAAGGATTCACCGTCTTCTCCGGCAACGACGTGTCCTTCGGCTGGCTCATTCAATCTGGCGGCCACGGAATTATCTCGGGAGTATCGTCGGCGTACCCCGAACCCTTCGTGAAGCTCCGCGATGCTCTCATTGCCAACGACGCTGACGCCATCGCTCACTGGCAAGCAAAAGTTGAGCAAGCCGTAACCGCGGTACGTGCAGGCAGCCTGACTCACCTCAAAGCAGGAATCGCTGCCCGTGATTTTGCCGCGAGCCCGGTGCGTTCAGCAATTGCACCCGTGAGTGACACTGACCTCCTCACGATTCAGTCACTCGCCACCGAATACAACGAGAACTAG
- a CDS encoding tripartite tricarboxylate transporter substrate binding protein has translation MKNKFITIAAGAAALLLLAGCANRDAAVVDDEDYPSKAITLVVPYAAGGASDLSARTLAAAMEESLGQSIIVENRTGGAGSVGLSYLSGRPADGYTIGYLPVESVMLQYQGYDLDPAAYDVLGQIVSVPATIAVPADSPYETLQDLVDAAEANPDSITVSNSGAGSIWQAATTALNEVAGVSLKPVPFDGGAPAVTAAIGSQVDAVIAGISETAPAAADGRLRVLAIFDDEASDALPGVETAKSLGFDVSIGGWGAIGAPAGLPDSVRDALSDAVKAGVESEEFTSVINKSGNLPVYKNSSDFTTFFTTESERFGALFAE, from the coding sequence GTGAAAAACAAGTTCATCACCATCGCCGCAGGAGCTGCGGCACTTCTCCTCTTGGCTGGCTGCGCGAATAGAGACGCTGCCGTTGTCGATGACGAGGACTACCCGAGTAAGGCGATCACCCTCGTGGTTCCTTACGCCGCTGGTGGTGCATCCGACCTGTCGGCTCGCACTCTCGCCGCGGCGATGGAAGAGTCCCTCGGGCAGTCGATCATCGTCGAGAACCGCACGGGCGGTGCCGGTTCAGTCGGGCTCTCCTACCTCTCAGGTCGCCCAGCCGATGGATACACGATTGGGTACCTCCCTGTTGAATCAGTAATGCTGCAGTATCAGGGTTACGACCTTGACCCCGCCGCCTACGATGTTCTCGGTCAAATCGTTTCGGTACCCGCGACCATTGCCGTGCCGGCAGACAGCCCCTATGAAACGTTGCAGGATCTCGTCGATGCGGCTGAAGCTAACCCGGATTCCATCACCGTTTCCAACTCTGGCGCAGGATCGATCTGGCAGGCAGCGACAACGGCGCTTAACGAAGTGGCCGGCGTCTCGTTGAAGCCTGTTCCGTTCGACGGCGGAGCTCCAGCAGTTACCGCAGCGATCGGGAGTCAGGTCGATGCTGTTATTGCCGGAATCTCTGAAACTGCTCCAGCGGCAGCGGATGGTCGCCTGCGCGTGCTCGCCATCTTCGATGACGAAGCTTCCGATGCATTGCCCGGAGTCGAGACCGCTAAGTCTCTCGGATTCGATGTATCCATCGGTGGTTGGGGCGCAATCGGTGCTCCCGCTGGATTGCCCGATTCTGTGCGCGATGCACTGTCAGACGCTGTAAAAGCCGGAGTCGAATCTGAAGAATTCACTTCCGTTATCAACAAGTCGGGCAACCTTCCGGTCTACAAGAACTCGAGCGACTTCACGACGTTCTTCACCACGGAATCGGAGCGATTCGGCGCGCTCTTCGCAGAGTAA
- a CDS encoding NAD-dependent epimerase/dehydratase family protein: protein MTIVIAGCGDLGIEAGLRFAALGHPVVGLRRSVEKLPPEIAGQSVDLSAHVPTLPADTSVVVIAVSPDERTRDGYLATYVESVRNIAAAIERDCAREPRVIYVSSTAVYGVSDGSWVDEFTPAKPASETATVLREAEVLLLESVANSTILRLAGIYGPGRTRQIDRIREGNETLALNPYFTNLIHRDDAAAAIVHLAIMVTSPASIYIGVDDEPADQREVVGFLARRIDRPVPPTSADGASDGRGSGKRCRNDLLKSTGFSFVYPSYREGYSAVLAGEGSRHR from the coding sequence ATGACCATCGTCATAGCCGGCTGTGGTGACCTCGGCATCGAGGCGGGGCTCCGCTTTGCGGCGCTGGGGCATCCTGTAGTGGGCCTGCGGCGTTCGGTCGAGAAGCTGCCGCCCGAGATCGCTGGGCAATCCGTCGATCTGTCTGCGCACGTGCCCACGCTTCCTGCAGATACCAGCGTCGTAGTGATTGCCGTAAGTCCCGATGAGCGCACGCGCGACGGCTATCTCGCTACCTATGTCGAAAGTGTGCGGAACATCGCCGCTGCTATTGAGCGAGACTGCGCCAGAGAGCCCAGAGTTATTTATGTCTCGTCGACCGCGGTCTATGGTGTCAGCGATGGTTCGTGGGTCGACGAATTTACGCCAGCGAAACCCGCCTCGGAGACGGCAACTGTCTTGCGAGAAGCCGAAGTGTTGCTGCTCGAGAGTGTCGCTAACTCGACAATTCTGCGATTGGCGGGAATCTACGGGCCGGGCCGCACCCGTCAGATCGACCGCATTCGTGAGGGGAACGAAACGTTAGCGCTCAACCCTTACTTCACCAACCTGATCCATCGTGATGACGCTGCGGCGGCGATCGTGCACCTCGCGATAATGGTCACATCGCCCGCCAGTATCTACATCGGGGTAGACGATGAGCCCGCCGATCAACGCGAGGTCGTCGGCTTTCTCGCCCGCAGAATCGACCGACCAGTGCCGCCGACGAGTGCAGACGGTGCCAGCGATGGCAGGGGGAGCGGTAAGCGTTGTCGCAATGACCTGCTGAAAAGCACGGGCTTCTCTTTTGTTTATCCGAGCTATCGCGAAGGATATTCGGCAGTGCTCGCGGGAGAGGGAAGCCGTCATCGCTAA
- a CDS encoding tripartite tricarboxylate transporter TctB family protein, whose amino-acid sequence MTAPVLSEQAPTAGGDESRFRRLVGPLAGPAIGLIFGLVVLVISQSIVEPNIATSFSPRWWPQSLGALIAILSAGVLIKDIARPGVPDEMEPATRTGYGRVLAVFGAIAAYAVVWYFVTFPIATALLFVALVLILGARGWKAIVIFPLVCTGVLYTLFGLLLKVPL is encoded by the coding sequence ATGACTGCTCCTGTTCTTTCGGAGCAGGCCCCCACGGCCGGCGGTGACGAATCTCGTTTCCGCCGGCTGGTCGGCCCGCTCGCAGGCCCGGCAATTGGACTCATCTTTGGACTCGTCGTCCTTGTAATATCGCAGTCCATCGTCGAGCCCAACATTGCGACAAGTTTCAGCCCACGATGGTGGCCGCAGTCGCTCGGCGCTCTCATTGCGATCTTGAGCGCCGGTGTGCTCATCAAGGACATCGCGCGTCCTGGTGTTCCCGATGAAATGGAGCCCGCGACGCGAACTGGCTACGGCCGCGTACTCGCCGTCTTCGGCGCAATCGCTGCGTACGCGGTGGTCTGGTATTTCGTTACTTTCCCGATCGCAACCGCACTGCTCTTTGTGGCACTCGTTCTCATCTTGGGCGCGCGCGGTTGGAAAGCGATCGTTATTTTCCCCCTCGTGTGTACCGGCGTGCTGTACACCCTGTTCGGACTGCTATTGAAGGTGCCGCTATGA